A single region of the Dehalococcoides mccartyi genome encodes:
- the pheA gene encoding prephenate dehydratase: MNLSDLRKQIDELDTELVKLMAKRLEVSDQIGKVKEETNSPVQDLSRESEVLNRVQSLAQSLGLDPQDIESLYQEILFISKKQQRFTVAFQGAAGAYSEETALKIFGPNTLTLPCDQLDATFEAVEKGMARFAVVPVENSLEGSISRTYDLLLDSNLMVAAEHELRVSHCLIANPETTLEGVKTIYSHPQALGQCQSFLKHLRAELIPAYDTAGSVKMIKEKHLLDGAAIASERAAVIYNMKVLEREIEDNINNYTRFFVLAKQDSAPSGNDKTSVVFAVKHQAGALYDFIKELASRKINMTKLESRPTRLKPWEYNFYLDIEGHRQDENIKQALAKAEDHVIFMKVLGSYPKMKKRI, encoded by the coding sequence ATGAACCTTTCAGACCTGCGCAAACAGATAGATGAGCTGGATACCGAGTTGGTAAAGCTGATGGCAAAGCGACTTGAAGTATCCGACCAGATAGGCAAAGTCAAAGAAGAAACCAATTCTCCTGTTCAGGACCTTTCACGCGAATCAGAGGTTTTAAACAGAGTTCAGTCACTAGCCCAATCTCTGGGCCTTGATCCGCAGGATATCGAATCCCTGTACCAGGAAATCCTGTTTATATCCAAGAAACAGCAGCGGTTCACCGTAGCCTTTCAGGGAGCAGCCGGTGCTTACAGCGAAGAAACCGCCCTGAAAATATTCGGTCCAAACACTCTCACCCTACCCTGCGATCAGCTGGATGCCACATTTGAGGCGGTGGAAAAGGGAATGGCCCGCTTTGCGGTAGTGCCGGTGGAAAACTCACTTGAGGGCTCTATTTCCCGCACCTATGATCTGCTGCTTGATTCCAACCTTATGGTTGCCGCCGAACATGAGCTTAGGGTTTCCCACTGCCTGATAGCCAACCCCGAAACCACTCTGGAAGGGGTAAAAACCATTTATTCCCACCCCCAGGCACTGGGGCAATGCCAGTCATTTTTAAAACACCTGCGGGCAGAACTGATACCGGCCTACGATACCGCCGGCAGCGTCAAAATGATTAAAGAAAAACACCTTTTAGACGGGGCGGCCATCGCCTCCGAAAGAGCGGCCGTAATTTATAATATGAAAGTGCTGGAACGGGAAATAGAGGATAATATAAACAACTACACCCGTTTCTTCGTCTTGGCCAAGCAGGATTCCGCACCTAGCGGCAATGATAAAACTTCAGTGGTTTTCGCCGTTAAACATCAGGCCGGGGCGCTGTATGACTTTATAAAGGAACTGGCCTCTAGAAAAATAAATATGACCAAGCTGGAATCCCGTCCTACCCGCCTTAAACCCTGGGAGTATAACTTTTACCTGGATATAGAAGGCCACCGCCAGGACGAAAACATTAAACAGGCGCTGGCAAAAGCCGAAGACCATGTTATATTTATGAAAGTGCTTGGGTCTTACCCCAAAATGAAAAAACGAATATGA
- a CDS encoding Fe-S-containing hydro-lyase, translating into MSGIKLNSPFDQSELEKLQAGDRVLISGVIYAARDAAHKRLVEALNQGKPLPFDIEGQTVYYMGPSPAKPGEVIGSAGPTTSSRMDRYTPELLDAGLLAIIGKGNRSAEVSRAIVSKKAVYFISIGGAGALLSQRIKESRMVAYPELGAEAILALKVEDFPAIVAIDSQGNNAFALGQSLYRIADTKEA; encoded by the coding sequence ATATCCGGTATAAAGCTGAATTCCCCTTTTGACCAATCTGAATTGGAAAAATTGCAGGCCGGAGACAGGGTACTGATATCCGGTGTCATATATGCTGCCCGGGATGCCGCCCATAAAAGGCTGGTGGAAGCCCTTAATCAGGGCAAACCGCTTCCGTTTGACATTGAAGGGCAGACTGTTTACTACATGGGCCCTTCTCCTGCCAAACCGGGTGAGGTTATAGGTTCAGCCGGCCCTACTACCAGCAGCCGGATGGACCGCTATACCCCGGAACTGCTGGATGCCGGATTATTGGCTATTATCGGCAAGGGCAACCGTTCGGCTGAGGTCAGCCGGGCTATTGTAAGTAAAAAGGCTGTTTATTTTATATCTATAGGCGGGGCAGGGGCACTTCTCTCACAGCGTATCAAGGAAAGCCGGATGGTGGCTTACCCTGAACTTGGGGCGGAAGCTATACTGGCACTAAAGGTCGAAGATTTTCCGGCTATAGTGGCTATTGACTCTCAGGGGAACAATGCATTTGCACTTGGACAGTCTCTTTACCGTATAGCAGATACTAAGGAGGCCTGA
- a CDS encoding NUDIX hydrolase, which produces MVEKILSSQYIYCGNLIKVRKAAVELPSGKVAPRELVEHNPCVVVIAEDADGKLLMVKQYRLAASQDMLELVAGSMDSGETPEESTRRELREEAGFKPNSVRRLGGFYSSPGFLTEYLHVLVARDLEYAPLIAEDTEDIEVFRYTPAEVKSMIANGQITDSKTLAGLMLYFSQSPV; this is translated from the coding sequence ATGGTAGAAAAGATACTTTCAAGCCAGTATATATACTGCGGCAACCTGATTAAAGTCCGCAAAGCGGCGGTGGAATTGCCTTCGGGCAAAGTTGCCCCGCGTGAGCTGGTGGAACATAACCCCTGCGTGGTAGTAATAGCAGAAGATGCGGACGGCAAACTGCTGATGGTAAAACAGTATCGTCTGGCCGCTTCCCAAGATATGCTGGAACTAGTGGCCGGCAGTATGGATAGCGGTGAAACACCTGAGGAAAGCACCCGCCGTGAACTGAGGGAGGAAGCCGGTTTCAAACCCAATTCCGTCAGGCGGCTGGGGGGGTTCTATTCATCACCGGGCTTTCTGACCGAGTATCTGCACGTTCTGGTGGCAAGAGACCTTGAGTATGCACCCCTGATTGCCGAAGATACCGAAGATATAGAAGTCTTCCGCTATACCCCGGCAGAAGTAAAATCCATGATTGCAAACGGGCAGATAACAGACTCAAAGACACTGGCAGGACTGATGCTTTATTTCAGCCAAAGCCCTGTCTAA
- the aroA gene encoding 3-phosphoshikimate 1-carboxyvinyltransferase — MKIHLAKSLPGGEIAVPSSKSYTIRGLVAAAQANGQSHIISPLIADDTLATKQVLSGLGIDINTKTEDGSWQITGHTFKKPEGNLFCRESAATLRFMSAVCARLPFECHLLAGHSLMRRPMLPLIQALHQLGIEIETRGNTTVIKGGEITRSKVSLPGNISSQYVSALMLMAPACKNGLEIHLATPPASLPYLKMTKQTLESFGIKVFSSINWQEISIPPQPYLPARYRVEGDWSSASSFLALGAIAAPVFVSNLDTDSFQADRIMIKYLTEMGAEAESGQNWVKVSPKPLSAINTDLTHSIDLLPALAVAAACAKGQSILSGVRQARIKESNRIRAVSQGLVAMGINVTEEDDRLIIDGGYPKGTEIDSFGDHRIAMAFGVLGAVAGETHISDAECVSKTYPGFWEQLESLGGKVIKDV; from the coding sequence ATGAAAATACATCTGGCTAAAAGCTTACCCGGCGGGGAAATCGCCGTCCCTTCCTCAAAAAGCTATACCATACGCGGTTTGGTTGCAGCTGCCCAGGCAAACGGCCAAAGCCATATAATAAGCCCGCTGATTGCAGATGATACGCTGGCTACCAAACAGGTGCTTTCAGGGCTGGGTATAGATATAAACACCAAGACTGAAGACGGAAGCTGGCAGATTACCGGCCATACCTTCAAAAAACCTGAAGGCAACCTCTTCTGCCGCGAATCTGCCGCTACCCTGCGTTTTATGTCAGCCGTGTGTGCCAGACTGCCATTTGAATGCCACCTGCTGGCTGGGCATTCCCTTATGAGACGCCCCATGCTGCCCCTTATTCAAGCCCTGCACCAGCTTGGCATAGAAATAGAAACCCGCGGCAATACTACCGTAATCAAGGGCGGTGAGATAACCCGTTCAAAGGTTAGCCTGCCGGGAAATATAAGCTCTCAATATGTTTCAGCACTTATGCTTATGGCGCCTGCCTGCAAAAACGGGCTGGAAATTCATCTGGCTACACCGCCGGCTTCACTGCCGTATTTAAAAATGACTAAACAAACACTGGAAAGCTTTGGTATCAAGGTCTTTTCTTCTATAAACTGGCAGGAAATAAGTATCCCGCCCCAGCCATACCTGCCCGCCAGATACCGAGTAGAAGGAGACTGGTCTTCAGCCTCAAGCTTTCTGGCACTGGGGGCTATTGCAGCCCCGGTATTTGTATCCAACCTGGATACGGACAGCTTTCAGGCTGACCGCATAATGATAAAATACCTCACCGAGATGGGGGCAGAAGCAGAAAGCGGCCAAAACTGGGTAAAGGTAAGCCCCAAACCCCTTTCAGCTATAAACACAGACCTTACCCACTCCATTGACTTGCTGCCTGCACTGGCAGTAGCGGCCGCCTGTGCCAAAGGACAAAGTATTTTAAGCGGAGTCCGTCAGGCGCGTATCAAAGAGTCCAACCGTATCCGGGCGGTAAGCCAGGGGCTTGTTGCTATGGGCATAAATGTTACCGAAGAAGATGATCGTCTGATTATTGACGGCGGATATCCCAAAGGCACAGAGATTGACAGCTTCGGAGACCACCGTATTGCCATGGCTTTCGGTGTACTGGGTGCGGTTGCGGGAGAAACCCATATTTCAGATGCTGAGTGCGTATCCAAAACCTACCCCGGTTTCTGGGAGCAACTGGAAAGCCTCGGCGGAAAGGTAATAAAAGATGTCTAA
- the mdh gene encoding malate dehydrogenase, with translation MPKISVIGAGNVGATLAQRLIEKDFADVVMLDVVEGIPQGKALDISQSANILGFSHTITGSNDYAETAGSEIVVITAGIARKPGMTREELLAINQKIMTDVVSNCLKYSPEATLVVVSNPVDTMTYLAWKLSGLSRKRVVGLSGVLDGGRLATFVARELGVKPSAVTPCVMGEHGGSMVVMPRFTLVNGKPLSELVSAEKADELAKRAVNGGAEIVAFLKTGSAFYAPSASVAAMVEAIFTGSGKVMNCAVVLDGEYGLKNIVLGVPVKLGKGGIQEIITLPLDKMENASLLASAEVVKGQIAALSLK, from the coding sequence ATGCCCAAAATTAGTGTCATAGGTGCCGGCAATGTGGGTGCAACACTTGCCCAGCGCCTTATAGAAAAAGACTTTGCAGATGTGGTCATGCTGGACGTGGTGGAGGGTATTCCCCAGGGTAAGGCTCTGGATATTTCCCAGTCTGCCAATATACTTGGTTTCAGCCATACCATTACCGGCAGCAATGATTATGCCGAAACAGCCGGCTCTGAAATAGTGGTGATAACCGCCGGTATTGCCCGCAAACCGGGCATGACCCGTGAGGAACTGCTGGCTATAAACCAGAAGATTATGACCGATGTGGTTTCAAACTGTCTTAAATATTCCCCCGAAGCCACTCTGGTAGTTGTTTCCAACCCGGTGGATACCATGACCTATCTGGCTTGGAAACTTTCAGGCCTGTCCCGGAAACGGGTGGTGGGTCTTTCCGGCGTGCTGGACGGAGGGCGTCTGGCTACCTTTGTAGCCCGTGAGCTTGGGGTAAAACCTTCGGCTGTTACACCCTGCGTAATGGGCGAACACGGCGGCAGCATGGTGGTCATGCCCCGTTTTACACTGGTGAACGGCAAACCCCTGTCCGAACTGGTTTCGGCTGAAAAAGCAGATGAACTGGCCAAACGGGCAGTTAACGGCGGTGCCGAGATAGTGGCTTTCCTTAAAACCGGCAGCGCTTTTTATGCCCCGTCTGCTTCAGTAGCTGCCATGGTGGAGGCTATTTTTACGGGCAGCGGAAAGGTTATGAATTGTGCCGTCGTGCTGGATGGCGAATACGGCCTGAAAAATATTGTGCTGGGCGTGCCGGTAAAGCTGGGCAAAGGCGGCATACAGGAAATTATCACCTTGCCGTTAGATAAGATGGAAAATGCCAGCCTGTTGGCTTCTGCCGAAGTGGTAAAGGGACAGATAGCCGCACTTTCGCTTAAATAG
- a CDS encoding isocitrate/isopropylmalate dehydrogenase family protein, with the protein MSHNVTLIPGDGIGPEISEATRRVLEATGVKFNWEIVNAGADVVAEYGTPLPDMVLESIRKNKVAIKGPVTTPVGSGFRSVNVGMRKALNLYTCLRPCKTYPGVPSRYDNVDIVIVRENMEDLYAGIEFEKGSSEALKLIEFIKDNKKVEIRADSGISIKPISVFGTERIFRWAFKYAKENNRKMVTAVHKANIMKYSDGLFLAIGRKVAEEYPEIEFEDRIVDNMTMQLVKNPSQFDILVCPNLYGDILSDLCAGLVGGLGVAPGANIGDEYALFEPTHGSAPKYKGMNKVNPMAMMLSGVLMLRYLKEEKAADKLENAIAAVIAEGKSVTYDMLSPDKQAAAVGTSQVADAIIAKMK; encoded by the coding sequence ATGTCTCATAACGTAACCCTTATACCCGGTGACGGGATTGGCCCTGAAATATCTGAGGCAACCCGCCGGGTACTGGAAGCTACCGGTGTAAAGTTTAACTGGGAGATAGTAAATGCCGGTGCGGACGTGGTAGCCGAATATGGCACGCCTCTGCCGGATATGGTTCTTGAGTCCATTCGTAAAAACAAGGTTGCCATTAAAGGGCCGGTGACTACCCCGGTCGGCTCGGGATTCAGAAGTGTAAATGTGGGTATGCGCAAGGCTCTCAATCTTTATACCTGCCTGCGCCCCTGCAAGACCTATCCCGGTGTTCCCTCCCGCTATGACAATGTGGATATTGTTATCGTGCGTGAAAATATGGAAGACCTGTATGCCGGTATTGAGTTTGAAAAGGGCAGCTCCGAAGCTTTGAAGCTTATTGAGTTTATTAAGGATAACAAAAAGGTTGAAATACGGGCAGATTCAGGTATCAGCATTAAGCCTATAAGTGTGTTCGGCACCGAACGCATATTCCGCTGGGCTTTTAAATATGCCAAAGAAAACAACCGCAAAATGGTTACGGCTGTCCACAAGGCCAATATCATGAAATACTCTGACGGGCTTTTCCTGGCTATAGGCCGCAAGGTGGCCGAGGAATACCCGGAGATAGAGTTTGAAGACCGTATTGTAGACAATATGACTATGCAGCTGGTCAAAAACCCCTCCCAGTTTGATATCCTGGTCTGCCCAAATTTGTACGGGGACATTCTGTCTGATTTGTGTGCCGGGCTGGTGGGCGGCCTGGGGGTTGCACCGGGTGCTAATATCGGTGATGAGTACGCCCTGTTTGAGCCTACTCATGGCTCTGCCCCCAAGTACAAGGGGATGAATAAAGTAAACCCCATGGCCATGATGCTTTCCGGGGTGCTGATGCTTCGCTATCTGAAAGAGGAAAAGGCCGCTGATAAGCTGGAAAATGCTATTGCGGCTGTTATTGCCGAAGGCAAGAGTGTTACCTATGATATGCTTTCACCTGACAAACAGGCGGCGGCGGTAGGCACTTCGCAGGTGGCAGACGCCATAATAGCCAAAATGAAATAA
- a CDS encoding histidine triad nucleotide-binding protein translates to MGCLFCGIAKGEIPAQIVYKDEDLVAFKDINPQSPVHILIIPRRHIANLTELDEADTELAGKMILLAGKLAREMDISESGYRLVINSGREGGQVVNHLHLHLLGGRQLGGQLG, encoded by the coding sequence ATGGGGTGTTTATTTTGCGGTATTGCCAAAGGGGAGATACCTGCCCAGATAGTTTACAAAGATGAAGATTTGGTGGCTTTCAAAGATATAAATCCCCAGTCACCGGTGCATATACTTATTATCCCTCGCAGGCATATTGCCAATCTGACCGAGCTGGACGAAGCTGATACCGAACTGGCCGGTAAAATGATTTTGCTGGCAGGCAAACTTGCCCGTGAGATGGATATATCCGAAAGCGGTTACCGTCTGGTGATTAACAGCGGACGGGAAGGCGGACAGGTAGTTAATCACCTTCATTTGCACCTTTTAGGCGGCCGCCAGCTTGGCGGGCAGCTGGGTTAG
- the aroC gene encoding chorismate synthase, with the protein MSNSLGKLFQITSFGESHGDCVGVVIDGVPAGLAINVDEIQVEVDKRKSRAKAHATPRREDDRIEIFSGIFNNFTTGAPICLVIWNRNIDSSEYERTRSKIRPGHADFTGFVKYGGFNDFRGGGRFSGRITAGHVMAGAIARKLISTIGIEVIGYTAELGGIVAKLPKTKDLRQNISESDVNCPDLAASKQMLALIQQAAEEGDSLGGVVECLGFNLPVGLGEPVFDTLEGELAKAMFAIPAVKGVEFGAGFEASRLRGSKNNDPFSIQANHIRTTSNNCGGVLGGISDGMPLQFRVAVKPTPSISLSQPTVNIDTMTNTSLEIRGRHDTCIVPRAVSVVEAMTCIVLADLALRAGMIPRVIKQ; encoded by the coding sequence ATGTCTAACAGTCTGGGAAAACTGTTTCAGATTACCAGTTTCGGCGAAAGCCATGGAGACTGCGTAGGAGTAGTAATTGATGGCGTTCCGGCCGGTCTGGCCATAAATGTCGATGAAATCCAGGTGGAAGTAGACAAACGCAAATCCAGGGCAAAAGCGCATGCCACGCCGCGCCGTGAAGATGACCGGATAGAAATATTTTCCGGCATATTCAACAATTTCACCACCGGCGCACCCATTTGTCTGGTCATCTGGAACAGAAATATAGACTCGAGCGAATATGAACGCACCCGCAGTAAAATCAGACCGGGACATGCGGATTTTACCGGCTTTGTGAAATACGGCGGTTTCAATGATTTTCGCGGCGGAGGACGTTTCTCAGGACGGATTACCGCCGGACATGTTATGGCAGGCGCTATTGCCCGTAAACTTATTTCAACTATCGGCATTGAGGTGATTGGATATACCGCCGAACTGGGAGGAATAGTAGCCAAATTGCCTAAAACCAAAGACCTCCGCCAGAACATCTCCGAAAGTGATGTAAACTGCCCTGATCTTGCGGCCAGTAAACAAATGCTGGCACTTATCCAGCAAGCCGCTGAGGAGGGTGACAGTCTGGGCGGGGTAGTAGAGTGCTTAGGGTTTAATCTGCCGGTTGGTCTAGGAGAGCCGGTGTTTGATACTCTGGAAGGTGAACTGGCCAAAGCTATGTTTGCCATTCCGGCCGTAAAAGGGGTTGAATTCGGGGCGGGCTTTGAAGCTTCACGCCTGCGCGGTTCAAAAAACAACGACCCTTTTAGTATTCAGGCTAACCACATACGCACCACCAGCAACAACTGCGGCGGTGTACTGGGCGGAATCTCAGACGGCATGCCGCTTCAGTTCAGGGTGGCCGTAAAACCCACCCCCTCCATATCTTTATCCCAACCTACCGTAAATATTGATACCATGACCAACACCAGTCTGGAAATACGCGGCCGTCATGATACCTGCATCGTACCCAGAGCAGTTTCCGTAGTGGAAGCTATGACCTGTATAGTCCTGGCTGATCTGGCACTGAGAGCCGGAATGATACCGAGGGTAATAAAACAATGA
- a CDS encoding prephenate dehydrogenase, which yields MKIGILGGSGKMGQWFGRFLTENGHQVWLWGRNPSKLTPVASRLGSQVITQPDQLTEMDCLVISVPIDAFEDTLKEIAPFTKREQLVFDLCSVKERPVEMMHQYLPHCRILGTHPVFGPGAKSLKGYNFILTPTTEAETALAEKVKTWLEKHESTVSLTSPEEHDRLMSVVLGLAHFIAIVSADTLLGQNLPGIAGAGGTTFRLLDTLTKSVLTEDPNLYASLQVNMPKLPKLEADFIKRATQWAELVKNGDKAGFAHRMQTLKDNLARTEPGFEKAYQDMYHLKQP from the coding sequence ATGAAAATAGGCATACTGGGCGGCAGCGGCAAGATGGGACAGTGGTTCGGCCGCTTCCTTACGGAAAACGGACATCAGGTTTGGCTTTGGGGGCGAAACCCCTCCAAACTTACACCCGTAGCCAGCCGCTTAGGCTCTCAGGTGATTACCCAGCCTGACCAACTGACCGAAATGGACTGTCTTGTGATATCCGTACCTATTGACGCATTTGAAGACACCCTGAAGGAAATTGCCCCGTTTACCAAACGGGAGCAGCTGGTTTTTGACTTGTGTTCGGTAAAAGAACGCCCGGTGGAGATGATGCACCAATATTTGCCGCATTGCCGGATACTGGGTACTCACCCCGTATTCGGGCCGGGGGCAAAATCACTTAAGGGTTATAACTTTATCCTTACACCTACCACCGAAGCAGAAACTGCACTTGCCGAAAAGGTTAAAACCTGGCTGGAAAAACATGAAAGCACTGTCAGCCTGACCAGCCCGGAAGAGCATGACCGGCTGATGTCAGTAGTGCTGGGGCTGGCTCACTTTATAGCTATAGTGTCAGCTGATACCCTGCTGGGGCAAAATCTGCCCGGTATAGCCGGTGCCGGCGGTACCACCTTCCGCCTGCTGGATACCCTTACCAAGAGCGTTTTAACCGAAGACCCTAATCTGTATGCCTCACTGCAGGTGAATATGCCAAAGCTGCCCAAACTGGAAGCCGACTTCATAAAGAGAGCAACCCAGTGGGCTGAACTGGTAAAAAACGGGGACAAGGCCGGGTTTGCCCACCGTATGCAAACCCTTAAGGATAACCTTGCCCGTACAGAACCCGGTTTTGAAAAAGCCTATCAGGATATGTATCATCTAAAACAGCCTTGA
- a CDS encoding fumarate hydratase: MREIDSSQISEALSELIIQTSTSLCDDILTALHKAYEAEVSPAGRDILLSLLENARIAGEKKIPLCQDTGTAIVFAEAGQDVHINGSLTDAINLGVRQGYEQAYLRKSIVAQPFSARANTQDNTPAVIHTEIVPGDRLKLSFMAKGSGAENMSRLFMLKPGVGREGVIEAVLETVENAGGSPCPPIIIGLGVGATAERAMFMAKKALLRPLGVPNSEAEVAALEAEVLKRVNGLGIGPLGLGGRVTALGVMAEAVPTHIASLPVAVNLQCHSARHGEVVL; this comes from the coding sequence GTGCGGGAGATAGATTCATCCCAAATAAGTGAGGCTCTCTCGGAGCTTATTATCCAAACCAGCACCAGCTTGTGTGATGACATTTTAACAGCTTTACATAAAGCATATGAAGCTGAGGTGTCTCCTGCCGGGCGGGATATACTTCTGAGTTTGCTTGAAAATGCCCGTATTGCGGGGGAGAAAAAAATACCCCTCTGCCAGGATACCGGTACGGCCATTGTCTTTGCCGAAGCAGGGCAGGACGTGCATATAAATGGTAGCCTTACGGATGCTATAAATCTGGGTGTCAGGCAGGGGTATGAGCAGGCTTACCTCAGGAAATCCATTGTCGCTCAGCCGTTTTCCGCACGTGCAAATACCCAAGACAATACTCCGGCGGTTATTCATACCGAAATAGTTCCCGGTGACCGCCTGAAACTCAGTTTCATGGCAAAAGGAAGCGGGGCGGAGAATATGAGCCGCCTTTTCATGCTTAAGCCCGGGGTAGGGCGTGAAGGGGTGATAGAGGCGGTGCTGGAAACAGTGGAAAATGCCGGCGGCAGTCCCTGTCCGCCTATTATTATAGGGTTGGGGGTAGGGGCAACTGCCGAAAGGGCCATGTTTATGGCTAAAAAGGCTTTGCTTCGGCCGCTGGGTGTACCCAACTCTGAGGCTGAGGTGGCGGCTCTGGAAGCTGAGGTGCTGAAACGGGTAAATGGCTTGGGTATAGGCCCGCTTGGCTTAGGCGGCAGGGTTACGGCTCTGGGAGTGATGGCAGAAGCCGTGCCCACCCATATTGCCAGTTTGCCGGTAGCGGTAAACCTGCAGTGCCATAGTGCCCGCCATGGTGAGGTGGTGCTGTGA
- a CDS encoding shikimate kinase, which produces MKTKNNIALIGFMGAGKTSVSKLLSEKLGKTLVSTDTCIETCEGLSISSIFKEKGEEYFRQMESRVLEDVCRQSGQIIDCGGGIVTRPQNLSVMRLNCLVIYLESRPEDLEARLRNHTNRPLYNAERSDKMIKLLESRQPLYKDAADITVSTHNKLCHEVCEEIENRLRKYENTSG; this is translated from the coding sequence ATGAAAACGAAAAATAACATCGCCCTGATAGGCTTTATGGGTGCGGGTAAAACCAGTGTCTCAAAGCTGCTTTCTGAAAAGCTGGGTAAAACACTGGTCAGCACAGATACTTGCATAGAAACCTGCGAAGGTTTAAGCATAAGCAGCATATTCAAAGAAAAAGGTGAAGAATACTTTCGACAGATGGAAAGCCGAGTATTGGAAGACGTCTGCCGGCAATCAGGCCAGATTATAGACTGCGGCGGCGGTATAGTTACCCGACCCCAAAACCTGAGTGTTATGCGATTAAACTGTCTGGTAATCTACCTGGAAAGCCGCCCCGAAGATCTGGAAGCCCGCTTGAGAAACCATACCAACCGCCCTTTATACAATGCCGAGCGTTCGGATAAAATGATAAAACTACTTGAAAGCCGGCAGCCTCTATACAAAGATGCGGCCGATATTACAGTCTCCACCCACAACAAGTTATGCCATGAAGTCTGTGAAGAAATAGAAAACAGATTGAGGAAATATGAAAATACATCTGGCTAA
- a CDS encoding N-acetyltransferase: protein MYMIDKATIKDATTIHKLVNNFADHGQMLARSLAEIYENLRDFYVIRGDSGEVIACAALHISWADLAEVKSLAVSEERHRQGLGEMVVKACLEDAKALQIPTVFCLTYKPAFFAKCGFHEVEKNALPHKIWGECYRCPKFPNCDETAMMLSLTEANPT from the coding sequence GTGTATATGATAGATAAAGCCACCATTAAAGATGCCACCACTATTCACAAGCTGGTAAACAATTTTGCCGACCATGGCCAGATGCTGGCCCGCTCTCTGGCTGAAATATATGAAAACCTTCGGGATTTTTATGTAATCCGGGGTGATAGCGGTGAGGTAATTGCCTGTGCTGCCCTGCATATTAGCTGGGCAGATCTGGCAGAGGTAAAATCTCTGGCTGTTTCCGAAGAACGCCACCGTCAGGGTCTGGGTGAAATGGTGGTCAAAGCCTGTCTGGAAGATGCCAAAGCCCTCCAGATACCCACCGTTTTCTGTCTGACCTATAAACCGGCTTTCTTTGCAAAATGCGGTTTCCACGAGGTGGAGAAAAATGCTTTACCCCACAAAATATGGGGGGAATGCTACCGGTGCCCCAAATTCCCCAACTGTGATGAAACTGCTATGATGCTATCCCTAACCGAAGCAAATCCCACCTAA
- a CDS encoding NAD(+)/NADH kinase: MYKKIGIIYHPLNPAACDLAVKLAAKLDSLGIENWSDSAWQADKLATKIQNTQLILTTGGDGTILRTAHAVLPLEIPILSINLGKVGFMTELSPEDAISGLEKVLAGNGWIDERSLLEAEYLPHNSTPSRQFFIMNDAVVARGQIARVICVSVDINSQPFTTYKADGAIVSTATGSTGYSYAAGGPVLQPNSADIILTPILPHLGRGYSLVLPSDRTIDLKVNTWHEATLSIDGFINMPVSSGDTLRLRRSAKKVKFIRLRPDNYFYKELDTKLKGNNESVYDR; this comes from the coding sequence ATGTACAAAAAGATTGGTATTATATATCACCCTTTAAATCCGGCTGCCTGTGACCTGGCTGTCAAGCTGGCCGCCAAGCTGGACTCACTGGGAATTGAAAACTGGTCTGACTCTGCCTGGCAGGCAGACAAGCTGGCTACCAAAATACAAAATACCCAGCTTATTTTGACTACCGGCGGTGACGGCACTATTTTACGTACCGCCCATGCCGTTTTGCCCCTTGAAATACCCATTTTAAGTATAAACCTGGGCAAAGTGGGCTTTATGACTGAGCTTTCACCTGAAGATGCCATCTCGGGGCTGGAAAAGGTACTGGCCGGTAACGGATGGATAGATGAACGCAGTCTGCTGGAAGCCGAATATTTACCCCATAACTCCACCCCCAGCCGTCAATTCTTCATTATGAATGATGCTGTGGTTGCCCGCGGGCAGATTGCCCGGGTTATCTGCGTTTCAGTAGATATAAACTCACAGCCCTTTACTACCTACAAAGCTGACGGGGCTATTGTTTCCACCGCCACCGGCAGCACCGGCTATTCGTATGCCGCCGGAGGGCCTGTCCTCCAGCCAAACTCAGCTGATATTATACTCACGCCTATTCTCCCTCATTTGGGACGGGGTTACAGTCTGGTGCTGCCTTCTGACCGCACCATAGATTTAAAGGTAAACACATGGCACGAAGCCACCCTGAGCATAGACGGCTTTATCAATATGCCGGTATCAAGCGGAGACACTTTGCGTCTCAGGCGAAGTGCAAAAAAGGTGAAATTCATAAGGCTGAGGCCGGATAATTATTTTTATAAAGAGCTTGATACCAAACTGAAAGGCAATAATGAAAGTGTATATGATAGATAA